The DNA region CTTCGAGTCGCGCCAACGCTTCGCTTCCGATGCTTCGCATGAGTTGCGGACCCCGCTGGCGGTGATGCAGGCATCGGCCGACAACGTGCTTGCCTCTGCGCGACCGCCCAAGCAAGCGCGCGAGCTTGCCGAAGAGGTGCAACGCCAGGTGTCGCGGTCCGACTCGCTCATGGATTCGCTCCTGACCCTCTCGCGCGCCGACGACGTGACGCACACTCGGGAGCGCGTCGACCTTGCCGACATTGCGGCAAGGGTTGTCACCGAGAAGGAGCCGCGTGCGACGGCCGCGGGCATCAGGCTCGAACTCGATGTCGAGGACGCCCCCGTGTGGGCGGACCCGATTCTCATGGAGCGCATGATCGCGAACCTGATCGAAAACGCGGTCCGCTACAACGTGGAGCGCGACGGGTGGGTGACGTGCACCGTGCGGACCGTTGATGGTGCAGCGACGATCGAAGTGGCTAACTCCGGCCCCGCGGTGGAGCCCGCAGACGTCGAGGCTCTCTTCGAGCGATTCCGTCGGGGTGCGCAGCGCTCCGAGGTCAGCGGGCACGGACTTGGCCTGCCGATCGTGTCTCGCGTCGCCGACGTTCACGGCGGCAAGGTCGTCGCGATTCCGGGCCCCGAGGGCGGGCTCATGGTGACCGTGACCATTCCTGGAGTTGCCTAGCGCGAACGTAGGTTTTTTCCCGCTCGCGCCCACCCCTCCGCATCGGGCGTGAAATGCTGAGGTGCCCCAACCAAAATGCGCGCCGCGGAGTTTTGGTAGAGAAGGGGCAGAGGAGGGGGCGATAGTGACGGGGGCGTGGGAACACGTGGCGACCGAACTTGTCGAGACGCGCTACGGCGCTCTTGTTGGCTACGCGACCATGCTGACCGGGTCGCGGACCGATGCCGAAGACATCGTGCACGATGCGCTCATCGCCGTGTTCGGCAAGCGACGGAGCCTCCCCAACGTCGGCGCCGCGGAGGGCTATGTGCGCCGCGCGATCGCCAACAAGTTTCTGGACAGAGCACGCAAGGGTAGCCGAGAACGGCTAGCGTTCCGGCGCGTTGCCGCCGAGCCGGAGGAGACGGTGCCCGGTCCGGAGGGCCAAGCGACCGATCGATCGTCAATCGACCAGGCGATGGCTTTGCTCACTCCGCAAGAGCGCGCCTGTGTCGCCATGCGTTACATGGATCAGCTGTCAACGCGAGAGGCCGCGATCGCGCTGGGAATCTCCGAAGGTTCGGTGAA from Demequina lutea includes:
- a CDS encoding RNA polymerase sigma factor — translated: MATELVETRYGALVGYATMLTGSRTDAEDIVHDALIAVFGKRRSLPNVGAAEGYVRRAIANKFLDRARKGSRERLAFRRVAAEPEETVPGPEGQATDRSSIDQAMALLTPQERACVAMRYMDQLSTREAAIALGISEGSVKRYVYDGARKLSAAINIEIEAADHEWAPVSPKKERSS
- a CDS encoding sensor histidine kinase, whose amino-acid sequence is MKITIRVRLTALFAALFLILAAVLVGTSYAFVARATTPQAQAEERASVLQKALADQGIQVNLRPSDWQYQGGPGVPSRDPVAQALHEIENQARANVLEDLLKRSVLAFAISAVIAVGLAYWLAGRVLRPIDEIARAANSLSESTLDRRLSNDGPADEFGRLKTAFNGMLARLEGAFESRQRFASDASHELRTPLAVMQASADNVLASARPPKQARELAEEVQRQVSRSDSLMDSLLTLSRADDVTHTRERVDLADIAARVVTEKEPRATAAGIRLELDVEDAPVWADPILMERMIANLIENAVRYNVERDGWVTCTVRTVDGAATIEVANSGPAVEPADVEALFERFRRGAQRSEVSGHGLGLPIVSRVADVHGGKVVAIPGPEGGLMVTVTIPGVA